Sequence from the Fundulus heteroclitus isolate FHET01 chromosome 7, MU-UCD_Fhet_4.1, whole genome shotgun sequence genome:
TGACGATGCGAGTTCGCTTTAAAGCGTCGCATTTTAGAGGAAGCTTCTCGTTGCACCACGTGGGGCTGAATTCATAAAAGCCGCTTTCTAATTAACTAATGAAACAGTTGAGCTACAGGAGTTGCCTTAACAAGCTCTAACAAGGAGATTgctccccccccctttttttgggggggggaaaaggctgtgtatttttttttttttatcacagccTCATCCTGATTTTACAATCAACTTGCATCCGTTTTATTTCAGAGAAGTGTGCATTTCCTAGTACAAGTCCTCATTTGATCAGCATCTGTTTGAATCAAATGTCACCTTTCCACCCTTTCTTGCACCTCGATCCAGTTCCCATGCATGCGCTCATCATCTCTCTatcctttttctctctccttctgCTCACCCTGCAGTCCTCACGCCCCAGCCAACCCCACCCCACAGCTCCCCAAGATAGAGCCCCCTCTCTTAGAGATTCCTCCGCTGGCGTTCCCCCCCGTGGACCCCGCCTCGGGTCCCAGACTGGTCAAATGCGAGAGGTGGCCGCTCCTGGGGCGCGAGGACCCCAGAGAGCCGCCGGACCCCGTTGACTATGAAAGCCTTGACCCGGACTTGGAGAACGACGACATGTTCACCAGGCGGACCCTGTCGTTTCAGGCCAACGCGGGCCTGGCCGCGTTCAAGACCCGGCCCCCCGCCAGGCGCAGGCTCCACTCCTCCGAGCCGCTGCTCAATATCGTCACGCAGCAGCACCTCCAAATAGACGCCGACGACAACGACTTCCCGGACATCGAGCGGGACGATGTCGTTTATCGGAAGGGGAAAACTCTGCGGGCTCAGCAGCGGCGGGCGCTCTCAGGAGCCCCGGACAACTACGCCCCCATGCGCATCCCGGAGCCCTGGGCCCTCCCTGCTGAGCTCAGAAGCAGACTCCTCTGCCCCCCCTGCCCTCTGACCCGGGAAGCCGCCACAACTGAACAGGACCAAGCTAGGGAGGAGGCGcgtccagaggaggatgacatGCTGGTGCGGAAGCTTCGAGATTATTCCGATCAGAGTCAGCAGAGAGGCCCGTCGGCTGGTGACGGGACTCCCTCGGTGCCCTCCTCCCGTAGTGAAGGCGACCTGCAGAGGTGGCAGGCGATCAGAGAAGCCTGTCAGCTAAGATACAAGAGGAGGCTTTTAGTGGAAAGGCTGAAGGCACTGAAGGTGTAGAAGCAGGCCGACGTAAAACTTCAGGTTTTGTCCCTTACTATGCACCGTTTTAGACTCGTAACCCTTACGTCAGATGCTACGTCGTTTCTGGTTAAGAATCAGTCGGAGAGGGAATTTCTGTTCAGTCCTCTTTTGTAAAATCAGTAGCGGCTTCTTTATGTCACTGGATCACTTTAAAACATGTTGTTTTAAGCCATATAGTTGGAGATGTGGTGAGATTTGCTGTAGAAACACTTTAGGAAGTTAACTTGGTTCTAGGCATGGGCCGGTATGAGGTTCACACATATTCATCACGTTGAGTGAAAACACGACGGTGAGATAGGATTTATACAAAAAGCTGGAACCAAAATTCATAAAATGGTCTAATTGCTTTGATTTGaaccttgtttttgttgttgttgttattattatgttatctattgtagttatttattttgatgaGTAGGCTTAAGCAAAAATACAGAACATCAGTTTACATTTAGCCACTTTTGATGAATTGATCACATTTGGTGCTTACTGCACtgaattttgtgtgttttttgtcttttgcctCTTTAAAGAGTGACATGAATGCAACTAATTGATATTAGCTGTTTAATTAGTTGGGTGATTGACTTGTAGGCAATAATGCAATATTTTTCCGAGAATGTAAGAAAGTTTTAGGcccaataaaaataatcaaagaaaGTAATGTGTGCCTTTTAACGTATTATACCATTATCGGTTGCTGCTATTACATTCAgaattacttcttttttttaacactgcaCCAATAAGGTAATAACTTTTATTATATTACCGGGAGTTTTTATTGGCTCTAAAAATATGTGTTACATTGCTGAGGAGTTATTAAAGTTTTATTACAATTAGGCCATAATTCtcaagttttttgttttatcgtCGACAGTCAACTGCTTCCAGCTTTagttttaaattagctttaccTCAGTAAGAGACTGACTTTCCGGGTTTGTTGTGGCTTAAAGTATTTCAAACAAACAATTGTGTCTTTCTTGAAAGCGAGGGAAAAACTTACAGCCAGCTGAAGGGGAACGGCATCGTTGCCttactctctttttttctggcaTCCTAGAAAGCatttgaaagtattttaaatcaaagcagtGGTATGAATTAAAGGTTTAATGGCTTTAAACGTGTGATTTTAAACGCTTGATCTACCCCGATACCAGTAACTACCCTGTGACTAGTTTCAAAAATTGTTTCCACTAATAGTGAGAACAAAAAGCTTATTGTTCTGATGTAATGCAATAAGGTGGTGTTTCACAGGTACAGTGGACTCCCTGGTTATGCAATAAACTTACTGCTCCTGTCTGTGGTGTGATTCATGATCAAACCCCCCAAAATATCTCCTTGAACAGAAAGGATTTGAGAAATCCTGTGCAAAACCGATCCAAATGGTGTCATCTTTAGTTTTTTGCTTTCTCGGAAGTCCGAGTTTGCCCGTGAATTgtaaatgtgtatatatttatgCTTAATAAAGAACGAAACACCTTCACATCTTTGCCTTGGACTGACTTGAGCGCGCTAACTCTTCGAGCCACGGATCTGACCCGAGTTCATTGTCGTTAGCCCCCCGGCTGAAGAGAACTTCACGCCAACGCGCCAAACTCGCAGCGCAGCAGCAAGACGGGGCCGAGGCAAATACGACACGGTCACTGCAACAAGCCACGCAGTTTAACGTGCGCCAACGTCAGGGAGTGTAGAAATTTCCCACGGCTCTGCAGGTACATGCAACATGTGGACGCCCATTCACCGGAGCAAAACGCGCACACAATGCGACCATTTAAGCCGAGTCGAGCTCATCTGGGTTTACTTAACTTAACGGCCATgtgtgaagttatttttttgctttgcatCATGGAGGCTGTAGAGAGGCTGCATTGTTTGGAGGGAAAACCCAACCACAGGCACACCTGTAGCTCTATAAACCAGGAAGCCCCACACAGTAGAGTCAATGGTGGCTCTTGTGTGAGTGGGGCTCTGGGCAAGCATCCCCCCCGCTGCCCTGCAGCAGTATAAAATGCAGGAGTTTATCTTAGATTAGGCAAAGTAGGCTAGTGTTTCTTGGGATTTACCTGCTTAGGAAGTGCAACTCGCCATCAAATGGACATCCATAAAGGCAATAAAAAACTTGAATTTAGCAGAAgtgataattattatttttttacctgtcGTTCATGTCTTCCCTTTTTATTGCCGCCGGAGGCAACAGCTAGTTTGtcctgtttattaaaaaaaaaaacagccactgAGGAGAGTGTCAAGCCAGATATTTGACTCCTTATCTTCTGTGGCAGGCAGCTGAAATCAGAGCATTTGATTTAAATACCAATAAGCTTGAATAAGAGTCTCTACCTGGCCTCGGGCTCTTATCCTGACTACG
This genomic interval carries:
- the LOC110368643 gene encoding LIM domain only protein 7-like, which codes for MRSSSLYPFSLSFCSPCSPHAPANPTPQLPKIEPPLLEIPPLAFPPVDPASGPRLVKCERWPLLGREDPREPPDPVDYESLDPDLENDDMFTRRTLSFQANAGLAAFKTRPPARRRLHSSEPLLNIVTQQHLQIDADDNDFPDIERDDVVYRKGKTLRAQQRRALSGAPDNYAPMRIPEPWALPAELRSRLLCPPCPLTREAATTEQDQAREEARPEEDDMLVRKLRDYSDQSQQRGPSAGDGTPSVPSSRSEGDLQRWQAIREACQLRYKRRLLVERLKALKV